The following coding sequences are from one Lusitaniella coriacea LEGE 07157 window:
- a CDS encoding helix-turn-helix domain-containing protein gives MQSQLTFVPDYSEVLKQRMQALGIVSFRQLSHHSGVSERQLKHLRQGKIAQMRVEALFKLSDSLKMPVEALLQQFSPLGQEQAAPIPPEETLRQEYQRLEQKLEQQRKVLLEEFQRSSLQVLESWLQQWSAVVAAAQKNPQLPALPLLPLMKPLDLLLQEWQVDAIASVGEELAYDPQWHQLMEGTARSGDKVRVRYAGYCHRGKMLFRARVSPV, from the coding sequence ATGCAATCGCAGCTTACTTTTGTCCCAGACTACTCTGAAGTCCTCAAGCAAAGAATGCAAGCTCTTGGCATTGTGAGTTTTCGGCAATTGAGTCACCACTCAGGGGTGTCCGAACGCCAATTGAAACACTTGCGACAAGGAAAGATCGCTCAGATGCGAGTTGAGGCGCTCTTCAAGCTCTCCGATAGCTTGAAAATGCCTGTTGAGGCGTTATTGCAGCAATTTTCTCCCTTGGGACAAGAGCAAGCTGCACCTATACCCCCAGAGGAGACGTTACGACAGGAGTACCAACGCTTAGAACAGAAGCTCGAACAACAGCGAAAGGTTTTACTTGAGGAATTTCAACGGTCTAGTTTGCAAGTGTTAGAGTCCTGGTTACAGCAATGGTCGGCGGTTGTGGCGGCGGCACAGAAAAACCCTCAACTCCCCGCACTTCCTCTTTTACCTTTGATGAAACCCCTCGATTTGTTATTACAAGAATGGCAAGTGGACGCGATCGCGTCTGTTGGTGAAGAATTAGCCTATGACCCCCAATGGCATCAATTAATGGAAGGAACCGCGCGATCTGGAGATAAGGTCAGGGTGCGCTATGCGGGGTATTGTCATCGCGGGAAAATGCTGTTCCGCGCGAGAGTGAGTCCGGTGTAA
- the trxA gene encoding thioredoxin, with the protein MTVKKQFSSFEDLLASTNLPVLVDFYATWCGPCQMMVPILEQVNAQLNNQVQIVKVDTDKYPRLASQYQIQALPTLVLFQNGQPIERIEGVVQAPQLVQHLQGLMGI; encoded by the coding sequence ATGACAGTAAAAAAGCAATTTTCCAGCTTTGAGGATCTCCTCGCCAGCACCAATCTCCCAGTTCTAGTGGATTTTTACGCGACTTGGTGCGGTCCTTGCCAAATGATGGTTCCCATTCTCGAACAGGTGAATGCTCAACTTAACAATCAGGTGCAAATCGTCAAAGTCGATACGGATAAATATCCCAGACTGGCTTCTCAGTACCAAATTCAAGCGTTACCCACGTTGGTTTTGTTCCAAAATGGTCAGCCTATCGAACGGATTGAAGGGGTCGTACAAGCGCCACAACTCGTGCAACACTTACAAGGTTTAATGGGAATTTAA
- a CDS encoding WD40 domain-containing protein, whose amino-acid sequence MASNKVLIVDRHNGMRTKIRSMLPGGKFEIVEAIDGEEALLFVKQEQQSLRLILFNFELPEVSGWEVLKKLQTDEAFQKIPVVVFAKQLDIITDRVPKPYFDYMSAIAQPFERKDLQKAVKAAVTKAKTPRKPLPLEPLDPSATVQPSPPPSAPETAPVEEAEPFVSPPPPTPEETAPVEEAEPLVSPPPAPEETAPVAESFTPPPPEEPAAEPVAPAEETLSPANPFGGTTTDPFATPPSTSDPFAASSTDATSDPFASAVTDPFAVPAEETTSAPEPEAAPIPSPTAEVEEVIAPPPPEEPVVQPPVVEEPPEPVAEESFPAEAEREVENYSVTPYEYLDCIHVLADRPARTACCLTISPDGATIVTGSEEDPIRRWNFSTGEIEVQFDLYSQETICLALTPDGQTIITGSEKTNVKFWDFASGDLLRPLNDYSSHVNAIAVSPDGQTLITGALKTNIKLWNIATGELISPLNDHSLGTTAIALSPDGRTLVSGFEHTNIKLWDVDSGELFGPLNIHSSHVTALTISPDGWLIISGHQDGTIQIADWSTGNTLRSIKAHLKAVRAVAMSPDGQTLVSASEGEIKYWGAIY is encoded by the coding sequence ATGGCAAGCAACAAAGTCCTAATTGTAGATCGGCATAACGGAATGAGGACAAAAATTCGATCGATGCTCCCCGGCGGGAAGTTTGAGATCGTTGAGGCGATTGATGGGGAAGAAGCATTGTTATTTGTGAAGCAAGAACAACAAAGCTTGCGCTTAATCCTCTTCAATTTTGAACTGCCAGAGGTGAGCGGTTGGGAAGTCCTGAAGAAGTTGCAAACTGACGAAGCCTTCCAAAAGATTCCCGTTGTCGTTTTTGCCAAACAGCTCGATATTATTACCGATCGCGTTCCCAAACCCTATTTTGATTACATGAGCGCGATCGCGCAACCTTTTGAACGCAAAGATCTGCAAAAAGCGGTCAAAGCTGCGGTAACTAAAGCGAAAACGCCTCGCAAACCCCTTCCCCTCGAACCTCTCGATCCCTCAGCTACCGTTCAGCCTTCCCCTCCTCCTTCTGCACCAGAGACAGCACCCGTTGAGGAAGCAGAACCCTTCGTCTCACCTCCTCCTCCTACACCAGAAGAGACAGCACCCGTTGAAGAAGCAGAACCCCTCGTATCGCCTCCTCCTGCACCAGAAGAGACAGCACCCGTCGCAGAATCTTTTACTCCCCCCCCACCTGAAGAACCCGCAGCCGAACCCGTCGCACCCGCAGAAGAAACGCTATCACCAGCCAACCCTTTTGGTGGCACGACAACCGATCCCTTTGCCACACCCCCATCAACATCAGACCCTTTTGCTGCTTCCTCTACAGATGCAACATCAGACCCTTTTGCCAGTGCCGTAACCGATCCTTTCGCTGTACCCGCAGAGGAAACGACATCAGCACCCGAACCCGAAGCTGCACCGATTCCTTCTCCCACTGCTGAAGTTGAAGAAGTTATTGCGCCACCTCCCCCAGAAGAACCCGTCGTACAACCTCCTGTCGTCGAAGAACCCCCCGAACCCGTTGCTGAGGAATCATTTCCAGCAGAAGCAGAACGCGAAGTAGAGAATTACTCCGTTACTCCTTACGAATATTTAGACTGCATTCACGTTCTAGCAGATCGTCCCGCACGGACTGCGTGTTGCTTGACCATTAGTCCCGACGGCGCAACCATCGTTACCGGAAGCGAAGAAGATCCTATCCGGCGTTGGAACTTCTCGACAGGGGAAATTGAAGTGCAGTTCGATCTCTATTCCCAAGAGACGATTTGTTTGGCACTCACCCCCGACGGACAAACCATTATTACGGGTTCGGAAAAGACCAATGTGAAGTTCTGGGATTTTGCCAGTGGGGATTTATTACGACCCTTGAATGATTACTCCTCTCACGTTAACGCGATCGCGGTTTCCCCGGACGGTCAAACATTAATTACCGGAGCTTTAAAAACCAACATTAAATTGTGGAATATTGCCACAGGAGAGCTAATTTCCCCCTTAAACGACCATTCTCTTGGAACAACCGCGATCGCGCTCAGTCCCGATGGTCGAACCCTCGTTAGCGGTTTTGAACACACCAATATTAAACTCTGGGATGTGGATTCGGGGGAATTATTCGGGCCTTTGAACATCCATTCTTCCCACGTCACTGCCCTAACCATCAGCCCCGACGGTTGGTTGATTATTAGCGGTCATCAAGACGGGACAATTCAAATTGCCGATTGGTCTACAGGCAATACCCTACGCAGCATTAAAGCCCATCTCAAAGCCGTTCGCGCAGTAGCGATGAGTCCCGACGGACAAACCCTCGTGAGTGCGAGTGAGGGAGAAATTAAGTATTGGGGCGCGATTTATTGA
- a CDS encoding DUF1822 family protein has translation MNNIASPQLMVPILQQARDLAQRFAAEQATPEKGVRVYLNTLAVWAVSRYLTWLQVETDLDRGESWNSRSRAVFDVADLVIPNWGKIACRPVLKDENYLVLPSEARQNRRGAIAVQIDESLQSVQILGFHKAVAGELPERISLERLESLDRFLESLERTVENEAITNLSQWLQDSFDRTWQQVEQLLTAKTPAFAFRNSAIRRVKRLELDESLALMMAIEPDSDERVNIDIQIQPIARDVTLPPQTQLTILTELNEVFRVIVAGERSRGIQYQLRGEVGERFGLRIASDTASVTETFVI, from the coding sequence ATGAATAATATTGCCTCCCCTCAATTAATGGTTCCTATCCTGCAACAAGCTCGCGATTTAGCGCAACGATTTGCCGCCGAACAAGCGACTCCGGAAAAAGGCGTTCGCGTTTATTTGAATACGTTGGCGGTATGGGCAGTATCTCGCTATTTAACGTGGTTGCAGGTTGAAACAGATTTGGATCGAGGAGAGAGTTGGAATTCGCGATCGCGCGCTGTTTTTGATGTTGCAGATTTAGTGATTCCAAACTGGGGAAAGATTGCGTGTCGTCCGGTTTTGAAAGATGAGAACTACCTTGTATTGCCCTCAGAAGCAAGACAAAATCGAAGAGGCGCGATCGCGGTTCAAATAGATGAATCACTACAATCGGTTCAAATTCTGGGTTTTCATAAAGCTGTTGCTGGCGAACTTCCTGAAAGAATATCTCTAGAACGGTTGGAATCTCTCGATCGTTTTCTTGAATCTTTGGAACGCACTGTTGAAAATGAAGCAATTACAAATTTGAGTCAATGGTTGCAAGATTCTTTCGATCGCACTTGGCAACAAGTCGAGCAATTGCTAACGGCTAAAACTCCTGCTTTTGCTTTTAGAAATAGCGCGATTCGACGGGTTAAAAGGCTAGAACTGGATGAGTCTTTAGCGCTGATGATGGCAATTGAGCCAGATAGCGACGAGCGCGTTAATATTGATATTCAAATTCAACCGATTGCGCGAGATGTAACATTACCTCCTCAAACGCAATTGACAATTTTAACGGAGTTGAATGAAGTTTTTCGCGTGATTGTTGCCGGAGAGCGATCGCGCGGGATTCAATATCAATTACGGGGAGAAGTAGGAGAACGGTTTGGTTTGAGAATTGCCTCCGATACCGCGAGTGTTACCGAAACTTTTGTTATCTAG
- a CDS encoding nSTAND1 domain-containing NTPase has product MDKLVILDFDGDLQQGVTVTLEISVEEGNRAIAQTRLKGKLPPYPQLIELYQNWQSLYYHLGGVFRIEERFKAVTYSSEKALIQDCNKAAKILSEQLNEWLKKESFRPIREKLLEKILPDELTRVILQVEDTILRKLPWHLWDFFERYPKAELALGATAYERPKLEKSSRKKARILAILGHRAGIDIAADRKLLTQFIKDAEIEFLLEPKRQELYQHLWDVEGWDLLFFAGHSSSQGDGKQGTIEINPHDRLSLGELTHALKKAVEHGLKIAIFNSCDGLGLARELEKLHIPQTIVMREPIPDVVAQEFLKYFLTAFCRGTSLYLAVREAREQLQSLENYCPGATWLPVICQNPLEIPLSWQQICSPQQNFLERKTKTVLTKIPPCPYRGLSAFSPQDAPFFFGREVATKKLLESIPEKPLIPVIGASGSGKSSLVFAGLIPKLNHCAVAVFRPGNRPFFKLAESLISLLEPDLRETERLVETNKLTIALEQGDLTLGNIVDRALQKNPAQTHFLLVADQFEELYTLNPTKSGLETPAIAFLDLLLEAIARASHFTLILTLRADFFEYALSYRPFAEALCQYSPELLGPMNRQELQRAIEQPAALLNVDIAEGLSERILEAVEAEPGNLPLLEFALTLLWERLERGCLTHAAYDEIGGVKRALADYAEQIYRQLSPAERKKARRIFTQLVRPGEGTADTRRVAQRGELGEDCAALVKRLADARLVVISYQMEDGERIKGKGKIRHQSSVNREQYISTSPASQSPHYPVTPSPVQTDRETVEIVHEALIQEWQRLRQWLNDDRAFRTGQERIRQAMGQWESGQNDEGFLLHGTPLLEAQRWLQERPKDLSDRERAYIQASLALKQQEQRVQMSLRRKVAIALSVALVGSLSLAGLAAWQWQRAQVNEMGSLLNSLSDSSEELFASNKDLDALIESINAAQKLRRSQKTKPDTRVRVITALHQAVYGIREYNRLEGHEHSVLAVRFSPDDKFLASASDDDTIKIWQRNGKEITTLKGHRDRVRSVSWSADGNLLASGSYDGTVKIWQRDGILLATLKTGAKVNAVEYSPNGQHLAAATADGTLWIWQRDGTLQNSWKAHRSWIMDVSWSSDGRLIASGSTDKTIKLWQFTNEETTPPLQDILSDHQGSVNSVKFSPDNRLLVSAGNDNTVKLWQLDGTLLNTLNGHRDRVWEITWSPDSQSFATASQDKTIEIWDKDGTLSATLKGHNSSVYSVSWSADGQTLATASADTTIKLWHPQSNKLTTLAGHGAEIRDVAFSPDGKRLITTSVNGTLKLWEQNDSQSWQNTSTLTLKPEDAVGKLHFSPDNKTLITASIEGGVKLWHIEDNKTLKPRKTLTHRMAIWGMGVSPSGKTIATTSNKNTLDLWHLDGKHLQTLREQGFSAIGVSFSPDGQLLAAGSDDDTVRIWVRNRAGTFDPLPPLTGHTSGVWDVTWSPDSQILASASIDGTIKLWRRDRSNRFNPRPYKTLKGHLNRVNSVSFSPKGKLLASGSADGTIKLWSLNGTLLKTLKGHRGGVWAVRFSPNGKLIASTSDDQTAILWNLNPNILLEQGCEWIEDYLQTNPNLTESDRGLCNS; this is encoded by the coding sequence ATGGACAAGTTAGTTATCCTCGATTTTGATGGTGACTTACAGCAGGGCGTAACGGTTACGCTGGAGATTAGTGTAGAGGAAGGAAATCGCGCGATCGCGCAAACCCGATTAAAGGGGAAATTACCGCCATACCCCCAACTCATCGAACTTTATCAAAATTGGCAAAGTTTATACTACCATTTGGGTGGAGTTTTTCGCATTGAAGAACGGTTTAAAGCGGTCACTTACAGTTCGGAAAAAGCCTTAATTCAAGATTGCAATAAAGCAGCTAAAATTTTAAGCGAGCAGTTAAATGAATGGCTGAAAAAAGAGTCTTTTCGTCCAATTCGAGAAAAGTTACTTGAAAAGATATTACCTGACGAACTCACACGGGTGATTCTTCAAGTTGAAGATACAATTTTACGCAAACTTCCTTGGCACCTTTGGGACTTTTTCGAGCGCTATCCTAAAGCAGAACTTGCCCTTGGTGCAACGGCTTACGAACGTCCAAAACTAGAAAAAAGTTCGCGAAAAAAAGCGAGAATTCTTGCAATTCTAGGACATCGCGCAGGAATTGATATCGCAGCGGATCGAAAACTGTTAACTCAATTTATTAAAGACGCAGAAATCGAATTTCTTCTCGAACCAAAACGCCAGGAATTGTACCAACACTTATGGGATGTAGAAGGCTGGGATTTATTGTTTTTCGCAGGACACAGTTCGAGTCAAGGAGATGGAAAACAGGGAACGATTGAAATTAATCCGCACGATCGTCTCTCCCTTGGCGAATTGACTCACGCTCTCAAAAAAGCTGTCGAACACGGCTTAAAAATTGCAATTTTCAACTCTTGCGATGGGTTGGGTTTGGCACGGGAATTAGAGAAGTTACATATTCCTCAAACGATCGTCATGCGGGAACCCATTCCTGATGTTGTCGCTCAAGAATTCCTCAAATATTTTCTCACAGCGTTTTGTCGCGGAACCTCTTTATATTTAGCAGTTCGAGAAGCGAGAGAACAACTGCAAAGTTTAGAGAATTATTGTCCCGGCGCAACGTGGTTGCCCGTTATTTGTCAAAATCCATTAGAAATCCCCCTCAGTTGGCAGCAAATTTGTTCGCCACAGCAAAATTTTTTAGAACGAAAAACAAAAACAGTATTAACAAAAATTCCCCCTTGTCCCTATCGCGGTTTGTCGGCATTTTCTCCTCAAGATGCGCCGTTCTTTTTTGGTCGAGAAGTTGCGACGAAAAAGCTGCTCGAATCTATTCCTGAAAAGCCACTCATTCCTGTGATTGGTGCATCTGGAAGTGGCAAATCCTCTCTCGTTTTTGCGGGATTAATTCCCAAATTGAATCACTGTGCTGTCGCCGTATTTCGTCCCGGCAATCGTCCCTTTTTCAAACTCGCTGAATCCCTAATTTCCCTTCTCGAACCGGACTTGCGAGAAACCGAACGATTGGTGGAAACCAATAAATTAACGATTGCGCTAGAACAGGGAGATTTAACATTAGGAAATATCGTCGATCGCGCGCTCCAAAAAAATCCCGCCCAAACCCACTTCCTGTTAGTTGCCGACCAATTTGAGGAACTCTACACCCTCAACCCCACAAAATCCGGACTAGAAACTCCCGCGATCGCGTTTTTAGACCTTCTTTTAGAAGCAATTGCCCGCGCCTCCCATTTCACCCTCATTCTCACCCTGCGCGCCGACTTTTTTGAGTACGCCCTTTCCTATCGTCCCTTCGCCGAAGCCCTGTGCCAGTATAGCCCGGAACTCCTCGGTCCCATGAATCGCCAAGAATTGCAGCGCGCGATCGAACAGCCTGCGGCACTCCTCAACGTTGACATTGCCGAAGGACTCAGCGAACGGATTTTAGAAGCAGTGGAAGCCGAACCGGGAAATTTACCCCTCCTTGAATTCGCCCTCACCCTTCTCTGGGAGCGCCTAGAACGGGGCTGTTTAACCCATGCGGCATACGACGAAATCGGCGGCGTGAAACGCGCCCTCGCGGATTATGCAGAGCAGATTTATCGCCAACTCTCCCCCGCAGAACGGAAAAAAGCGCGACGAATTTTTACGCAATTAGTGCGTCCGGGGGAAGGAACCGCCGACACGCGCCGCGTCGCCCAGCGAGGGGAATTGGGAGAAGATTGCGCGGCGTTGGTGAAACGCTTGGCAGATGCAAGATTGGTCGTTATTAGCTATCAGATGGAGGACGGGGAAAGGATAAAGGGGAAGGGGAAAATCAGGCATCAGTCATCAGTCAACAGGGAGCAATATATCTCCACGTCCCCCGCTTCCCAATCTCCCCATTACCCCGTCACCCCGTCCCCCGTCCAGACGGATCGCGAAACAGTAGAAATCGTCCACGAAGCCTTGATTCAAGAATGGCAGCGCCTGCGCCAGTGGTTGAACGACGATCGCGCGTTTCGTACCGGACAAGAACGAATTCGCCAAGCAATGGGGCAATGGGAATCGGGCCAAAATGATGAAGGCTTTCTTCTCCACGGCACTCCTTTACTCGAAGCACAGCGATGGTTGCAAGAACGTCCCAAGGATCTCAGCGATCGCGAACGGGCTTATATTCAAGCCAGTTTAGCCCTCAAACAACAGGAACAACGGGTACAAATGAGTTTGCGGCGCAAAGTCGCGATCGCGCTTTCTGTTGCCCTAGTGGGTTCCCTTAGCCTTGCAGGACTCGCCGCTTGGCAGTGGCAGCGCGCCCAAGTTAATGAAATGGGTTCCCTCCTCAACTCCCTTAGCGACTCCTCCGAAGAACTTTTTGCCTCCAACAAAGACCTCGATGCGCTCATTGAAAGCATCAATGCCGCCCAAAAACTGCGTCGTTCGCAAAAGACAAAACCCGACACGCGAGTGCGAGTCATCACCGCCTTACACCAAGCCGTCTACGGCATTCGCGAATACAACCGCTTGGAAGGACACGAACACAGCGTCCTCGCCGTTCGTTTCAGTCCCGACGACAAATTTTTAGCCTCCGCCAGCGACGACGACACGATTAAAATTTGGCAGCGCAACGGGAAAGAAATCACCACTTTAAAAGGACACCGCGATCGCGTCAGAAGCGTCAGTTGGAGTGCAGACGGCAACCTCCTAGCATCTGGCAGCTACGACGGAACCGTAAAAATTTGGCAGCGAGATGGAATTCTCCTTGCCACCCTCAAAACCGGTGCAAAAGTCAACGCCGTTGAATACAGTCCCAACGGACAGCACCTCGCTGCTGCGACTGCCGATGGAACCCTGTGGATTTGGCAGCGAGACGGCACGCTGCAAAACAGTTGGAAAGCGCATCGATCCTGGATTATGGATGTCAGTTGGAGTTCTGACGGGCGTTTGATCGCTTCTGGGAGTACCGATAAAACCATCAAACTCTGGCAATTTACCAACGAAGAAACGACACCGCCACTGCAAGACATTCTCAGCGACCATCAAGGCAGCGTCAACAGCGTTAAATTCAGTCCGGATAATCGCTTGCTGGTGTCGGCGGGGAACGATAATACGGTCAAACTCTGGCAACTGGACGGAACCCTCCTCAATACCCTAAACGGACACCGCGATCGCGTGTGGGAAATTACCTGGAGTCCCGACAGCCAAAGTTTTGCCACCGCAAGTCAAGACAAAACCATTGAAATTTGGGATAAAGATGGAACCCTCAGCGCCACCCTCAAAGGTCACAACTCCTCCGTTTACAGCGTCAGTTGGAGTGCCGACGGTCAAACCCTCGCCACCGCCAGTGCAGACACCACCATCAAACTCTGGCATCCCCAATCCAATAAACTCACAACCCTCGCCGGACACGGTGCAGAAATTCGGGATGTCGCATTCAGTCCCGACGGCAAACGCCTTATCACCACCAGCGTCAATGGAACCCTCAAACTCTGGGAACAGAACGACTCTCAATCCTGGCAAAATACCTCAACTCTCACCCTCAAACCCGAAGATGCGGTAGGAAAACTACACTTTAGTCCTGACAACAAAACCCTCATCACAGCCAGCATTGAAGGCGGCGTTAAACTGTGGCACATTGAAGACAACAAGACCCTCAAACCCAGAAAAACCTTAACCCATCGGATGGCTATTTGGGGAATGGGCGTGAGTCCTAGCGGCAAAACCATCGCCACCACCAGCAATAAAAATACCCTCGATCTGTGGCACCTCGACGGCAAACATCTCCAAACCTTGCGAGAACAGGGTTTTTCTGCCATTGGTGTAAGCTTTAGTCCCGACGGTCAACTCCTCGCTGCGGGAAGCGATGACGATACTGTTAGGATTTGGGTGCGGAATCGTGCCGGCACATTTGACCCCCTCCCTCCCCTCACCGGACATACAAGCGGCGTTTGGGATGTCACTTGGTCGCCTGATAGTCAAATCCTTGCCTCCGCTAGCATCGACGGTACGATCAAACTCTGGCGACGCGACCGAAGCAACCGTTTTAACCCCCGTCCCTACAAAACCCTCAAAGGACACCTCAATCGAGTTAACAGCGTCAGTTTCAGTCCCAAAGGTAAACTCCTCGCTTCTGGCAGCGCTGACGGAACGATCAAATTGTGGAGTTTGAATGGAACGCTTCTCAAAACCCTCAAAGGACATCGAGGCGGCGTTTGGGCGGTTCGCTTCAGTCCCAACGGCAAACTGATCGCTTCCACCAGCGACGATCAAACCGCTATCCTCTGGAATTTGAACCCTAATATCCTTCTCGAACAAGGCTGTGAGTGGATTGAAGACTATTTGCAAACCAATCCGAACTTAACTGAGAGCGATCGCGGTCTGTGCAACTCTTGA